A single genomic interval of Tursiops truncatus isolate mTurTru1 chromosome 1, mTurTru1.mat.Y, whole genome shotgun sequence harbors:
- the ATP8B2 gene encoding phospholipid-transporting ATPase ID isoform X3: MALCAKKRPPEEERRARANDREYNERFQYASNCIKTSKYNILTFLPVNLFEQFQEVANTYFLFLLILQLIPQISSLSWFTTIVPLVLVLTITAVKDATDDYFRHKSDNQVNNRQSQVLINGILQQEQWMNVCVGDIIKLENNQFVAADLLLLSSSEPHGLCYIETAELDGETNMKVRQAIPVTSELGDISKLAKFDGEVICEPPNNKLDKFSGTLYWKENKFPLSNQNMLLRGCVLRNTEWCFGLVIFAGPDTKLMQNSGRTKFKRTSIDRLMNTLVLWIFGFLVCMGVILAIGNAIWEHEVGTRFQVYLPWDEAVDSAFFSGFLSFWSYIIILNTVVPISLYVSVEVIRLGHSYFINWDKKMFCMKKRTPAEARTTTLNEELGQVEYIFSDKTGTLTQNIMVFNKCSINGRSYGDVFDVLGHKAELGERPEPVNFSFNPLADKKFLFWDPTLLEAVKMGDPHTHEFFRLLSLCHTVMSEEKNEGELYYKAQSPDEGALVTAARNFGFVFRSRTPKTITVHEMGTAITYQLLAILDFNNIRKRMSVIVRNPEGKIRLYCKGADTILLDRLHHSTQELLNTTTDHLNEYAGEGLRTLVLAYKDLDEEYYEEWAERRLQASLAQDSREDRLASVYEEVESDMLLLGATAIEDKLQQGVPETIALLTLANIKIWVLTGDKQETAVNIGYSCKMLTDDMTEVFIVTGHTVLEVRAELRKAREKMMDSSRTVGNGFTYQEKLSSSKLTSVLEAVAGEYALVINGHSLAHALEADMELEFLETACACKAVICCRVTPLQKAQVVELVKKYKKAVTLAIGDGANDVSMIKTAHIGVGISGQEGIQAVLASDYSFSQFKFLQRLLLVHGRWSYLRMCKFLCYFFYKNFAFTMVHFWFGFFCGFSAQTVYDQYFITLYNIVYTSLPVLAMGVFDQDVPEQRSMEYPKLYEPGQLNLLFNKREFFICIAQGIYTSVLMFFIPYGAFAEATRDDGTQLADYQSFAVTVATSLVIVVSVQIGLDTGYWTAINHFFIWGSLAVYFAILFAMHSNGLFDMFPNQFRFVGNAQNTLAQPTVWLTIVLTTVVCIMPVVAFRFLRLNLKPDLSDTVRYTQLVRKKQKAQHRCMRRVGRTGSRRSGYAFSHQEGFGELIMSGKNMRLSSLALSGFTTRSSSSWIESLRRKKSDSASSPSGGADKPLKG, from the exons ATGGCACTGTGTGCAAAAAAGCGCCCCCCAG aagaagaaaggagggcGCGGGCCAATGACCGAGAATACAATGAGAGATTCCAGTATGCG AGTAACTGCATCAAGACCTCCAAGTACAATATTCTCACCTTCCTGCCTGTCAACCTCTTTGAGCAGTTCCAGGAAGTTGCCAATACCTACTTCCTGTTCCTTCTCATTCTGCAG ttGATCCCACAGATCTCCTCCCTCTCCTGGTTCACCACCATTGTGCCTTTGGTTCTTGTCCTCACAATCACAGCTGTTAAAGATGCCACTGATGACTAT tTCCGCCACAAGAGTGATAACCAGGTGAATAACCGTCAGTCTCAGGTGCTGATCAATGGAAT CCTCCAGCAAGAGCAGTGGATGAATGTCTGTGTTGGTGATATTATCAAGCTAGAAAATAACCAGTTTGTGGCG GCGgatctcctcctcctttccagcAGTGAGCCCCATGGACTGTGTTACATAGAGACAGCAGAACTCGATGG AGAGACCAACATGAAAGTACGGCAGGCGATTCCAGTCACCTCGGAATTGGGAGACATCAGTAAGCTTGCCAAGTTTGATG GTGAAGTGATCTGCGAACCTCCCAACAATAAGCTGGACAAATTCAGCGGAACCCTCTACTGGAAGGAGAACAAGTTCCCCCTGAGCAACCAGAACATGCTGCTGCGGGGCTGCGTGCTGCGAAACACCGAATGGTGCTTCGGGCTGGTCATCTTCGCAG GTCCTGACACTAAGTTGATGCAGAACAGCGGCAGGACAAAATTCAAGAGAACAAGTATTGATCGCCTAATGAATACACTGGTGCTCTGG ATTTTTGGATTTCTGGTCTGCATGGGGGTGATCCTAGCCATTGGCAATGCCATCTGGGAGCACGAGGTTGGGACACGCTTCCAGGTCTACCTGCCCTGGGATGAGGCGGTGGACAGTGCCTTCTTCTCTGGCTTCCTCTCCTTCTGGTCCTACATCATCATCCTCAACACCGTCGTGCCCATATCGCTCTATGTCAG CGTGGAGGTCATCCGCCTGGGCCACAGCTACTTCATCAACTGGGACAAGAAGATGTTCTGCATGAAGAAGCGGACGCCCGCGGAGGCCCGCACCACCACCCTGAACGAGGAGCTGGGCCAGGTGGAGTACATCTTCTCCGACAAGACAGGCACCCTCACCCAGAACATCATGGTCTTCAACAAGTGCTCCATCAACGGCCGCAGCTACG GTGACGTGTTCGATGTCCTGGGCCACAAAGCTGAATTGGGAGAG AGGCCTGAACCCGTCAACTTCTCCTTCAATCCTCTGGCTGACAAGAAGTTCTTATTTTGGGACCCTACCCTCTTGGAGGCTGTCAAGATGGGGGACCCACACACGCACGAGTTCTTCCGCCTCCTTTCCCTGTGTCACACCGTCATgtcagaagaaaagaatgaag GGGAGCTGTACTACAAAGCCCAGTCGCCAGACGAGGGGGCTCTGGTCACCGCAGCCAGGAACTTTGGTTTCGTATTCCGCTCTCGTACACCCAAGACCATCACTGTCCACGAGATGGGCACAGCCATCACCTACCAGCTGCTGGCCATCCTGGACTTTAACAACATCCGCAAACGGATGTCAGTCATAG TGCGGAATCCAGAGGGGAAGATCCGACTGTACTGCAAAGGGGCTGACACCATCTTGCTGGACAGACTCCACCACTCCACCCAAGAGCTCCTCAACACCACCACTGACCACCTGAAT GAGTATGCGGGCGAAGGGCTGAGGACCCTGGTCCTGGCCTACAAGGATCTGGATGAAGAGTACTACGAGGAGTGGGCCGAGAGACGGCTCCAGGCCAGCCTGGCCCAGGACAGCCGGGAGGACCGGCTGGCCAGCGTCTACGAGGAGGTTGAGAGCGACATGCTG CTGCTGGGCGCCACGGCCATTGAGGATAAGCTTCAGCAAGGGGTTCCAGAGACCATCGCCCTCCTGACGCTGGCCAACATCAAGATCTGGGTGCTGACAGGGGACAAGCAAG AGACGGCCGTGAACATTGGCTATTCCTGCAAGATGCTGACAGACGACATGACGGAGGTGTTCATCGTCACTGGCCACACGGTCCTGGAAGTGCGGGCGGAGCTCAG GAAAGCCCGGGAGAAGATGATGGACTCGTCCCGCACTGTAGGCAACGGCTTCACCTACCAGGAGAAGCTTTCTTCTTCCAAGCTCACTTCTGTCCTGGAAGCCGTGGCTGGGGAGTACGCCCTGGTCATCAACGGGCACAGCCTG GCCCATGCGTTAGAGGCAGACATGGAGCTGGAGTTTCTGGAGACAGCCTGTGCCTGCAAAGCTGTCATCTGCTGCCGGGTGACCCCCTTGCAGAAGGCACAAGTGGTGGAACTGGTTAAGAAGTACAAGAAGGCTGTGACCCTTGCCATCGGGGATGGAGCCAACGATGTCAGCATGATCAAAA CGGCTCACATTGGTGTGGGCATCAGTGGGCAGGAAGGGATCCAGGCTGTCCTGGCCTCCGATTACTCCTTCTCCCAGTTCAAGTTCCTGCAACGCCTCCTGCTGGTGCATGGGCGCTGGTCCTACCTGCGCATGTGCAAGTTCCTCTGCTATTTCTTTTACAAGAACTTCGCTTTCACCATGGTCCACTTCTGGTTTGGCTTCTTCTGCGGCTTCTCGGCCCAG ACCGTCTATGACCAGTATTTCATCACCCTTTATAACATCGTGTATACCTCCCTCCCAGTCCTGGCTATGGGGGTCTTCGATCAG GATGTCCCGGAGCAGCGGAGCATGGAGTACCCTAAGCTGTACGAGCCAGGCCAGCTGAACCTCCTCTTCAACAAGCGGGAATTTTTCATCTGCATCGCCCAGGGCATCTACACATCTGTGCTCATGTTCTTCATCCCCTATGGGGCGTTTGCTGAGGCCACCCGCGATGATGGCACCCAGCTGGCTGACTACCAGTCCTTTGCGGTCACCGTGGCCACTTCGCTGGTCATCGTGGTCAGTGTGCAG ATTGGGCTGGATACCGGCTACTGGACGGCCATCAACCACTTCTTCATCTGGGGCAGCCTGGCGGTTTACTTTGCTATCCTCTTTGCCATGCACAGCAATGGGCTCTTCGACATGTTTCCAAACCAATTCCGGTTTGTGG GTAATGCCCAGAACACCCTGGCCCAGCCCACCGTGTGGCTGACCATCGTGCTCACCACAGTCGTCTGCATCATGCCTGTGGTCGCCTTTCGGTTCCTCAGGCTGAACCTGAAGCCGGATCTCTCAGACACG GTCCGCTACACCCAGCTGGTGAGGAAGAAGCAGAAGGCCCAGCACCGCTGCATGAGGCGGGTAGGCCGCACGGGTTCCCGGCGCTCCGGCTACGCCTTCTCCCACCAGGAGGGCTTCGGGGAGCTCATCATGTCTGGCAAAAACATGCGGCTCAGCTCCCTGGCGCTCTCTGGCTTCACCACCCGCTCCAGCTCCAGCTGGATTGAGAGCCTGCGCAGGAAGAAGAGTGACAGCGCCAGCAGCCCCAGCGGAGGGGCCGACAAGCCCCTCAAGGGGTGA
- the ATP8B2 gene encoding phospholipid-transporting ATPase ID isoform X2, with amino-acid sequence MTVPKEMPEKWARAGAPPSWSRKKPSWATEEERRARANDREYNERFQYASNCIKTSKYNILTFLPVNLFEQFQEVANTYFLFLLILQLIPQISSLSWFTTIVPLVLVLTITAVKDATDDYFRHKSDNQVNNRQSQVLINGILQQEQWMNVCVGDIIKLENNQFVAADLLLLSSSEPHGLCYIETAELDGETNMKVRQAIPVTSELGDISKLAKFDGEVICEPPNNKLDKFSGTLYWKENKFPLSNQNMLLRGCVLRNTEWCFGLVIFAGPDTKLMQNSGRTKFKRTSIDRLMNTLVLWIFGFLVCMGVILAIGNAIWEHEVGTRFQVYLPWDEAVDSAFFSGFLSFWSYIIILNTVVPISLYVSVEVIRLGHSYFINWDKKMFCMKKRTPAEARTTTLNEELGQVEYIFSDKTGTLTQNIMVFNKCSINGRSYGDVFDVLGHKAELGERPEPVNFSFNPLADKKFLFWDPTLLEAVKMGDPHTHEFFRLLSLCHTVMSEEKNEGELYYKAQSPDEGALVTAARNFGFVFRSRTPKTITVHEMGTAITYQLLAILDFNNIRKRMSVIVRNPEGKIRLYCKGADTILLDRLHHSTQELLNTTTDHLNEYAGEGLRTLVLAYKDLDEEYYEEWAERRLQASLAQDSREDRLASVYEEVESDMLLLGATAIEDKLQQGVPETIALLTLANIKIWVLTGDKQETAVNIGYSCKMLTDDMTEVFIVTGHTVLEVRAELRKAREKMMDSSRTVGNGFTYQEKLSSSKLTSVLEAVAGEYALVINGHSLAHALEADMELEFLETACACKAVICCRVTPLQKAQVVELVKKYKKAVTLAIGDGANDVSMIKTAHIGVGISGQEGIQAVLASDYSFSQFKFLQRLLLVHGRWSYLRMCKFLCYFFYKNFAFTMVHFWFGFFCGFSAQTVYDQYFITLYNIVYTSLPVLAMGVFDQDVPEQRSMEYPKLYEPGQLNLLFNKREFFICIAQGIYTSVLMFFIPYGAFAEATRDDGTQLADYQSFAVTVATSLVIVVSVQIGLDTGYWTAINHFFIWGSLAVYFAILFAMHSNGLFDMFPNQFRFVGNAQNTLAQPTVWLTIVLTTVVCIMPVVAFRFLRLNLKPDLSDTVRYTQLVRKKQKAQHRCMRRVGRTGSRRSGYAFSHQEGFGELIMSGKNMRLSSLALSGFTTRSSSSWIESLRRKKSDSASSPSGGADKPLKG; translated from the exons ATGACGGTCCCCAAGGAGATGCCCGAGAAGTGGGCCCGGGCCGGGGCTCCCCCCTCCTGGAGCCGAAAGAAGCCCTCTTGGGCGACAG aagaagaaaggagggcGCGGGCCAATGACCGAGAATACAATGAGAGATTCCAGTATGCG AGTAACTGCATCAAGACCTCCAAGTACAATATTCTCACCTTCCTGCCTGTCAACCTCTTTGAGCAGTTCCAGGAAGTTGCCAATACCTACTTCCTGTTCCTTCTCATTCTGCAG ttGATCCCACAGATCTCCTCCCTCTCCTGGTTCACCACCATTGTGCCTTTGGTTCTTGTCCTCACAATCACAGCTGTTAAAGATGCCACTGATGACTAT tTCCGCCACAAGAGTGATAACCAGGTGAATAACCGTCAGTCTCAGGTGCTGATCAATGGAAT CCTCCAGCAAGAGCAGTGGATGAATGTCTGTGTTGGTGATATTATCAAGCTAGAAAATAACCAGTTTGTGGCG GCGgatctcctcctcctttccagcAGTGAGCCCCATGGACTGTGTTACATAGAGACAGCAGAACTCGATGG AGAGACCAACATGAAAGTACGGCAGGCGATTCCAGTCACCTCGGAATTGGGAGACATCAGTAAGCTTGCCAAGTTTGATG GTGAAGTGATCTGCGAACCTCCCAACAATAAGCTGGACAAATTCAGCGGAACCCTCTACTGGAAGGAGAACAAGTTCCCCCTGAGCAACCAGAACATGCTGCTGCGGGGCTGCGTGCTGCGAAACACCGAATGGTGCTTCGGGCTGGTCATCTTCGCAG GTCCTGACACTAAGTTGATGCAGAACAGCGGCAGGACAAAATTCAAGAGAACAAGTATTGATCGCCTAATGAATACACTGGTGCTCTGG ATTTTTGGATTTCTGGTCTGCATGGGGGTGATCCTAGCCATTGGCAATGCCATCTGGGAGCACGAGGTTGGGACACGCTTCCAGGTCTACCTGCCCTGGGATGAGGCGGTGGACAGTGCCTTCTTCTCTGGCTTCCTCTCCTTCTGGTCCTACATCATCATCCTCAACACCGTCGTGCCCATATCGCTCTATGTCAG CGTGGAGGTCATCCGCCTGGGCCACAGCTACTTCATCAACTGGGACAAGAAGATGTTCTGCATGAAGAAGCGGACGCCCGCGGAGGCCCGCACCACCACCCTGAACGAGGAGCTGGGCCAGGTGGAGTACATCTTCTCCGACAAGACAGGCACCCTCACCCAGAACATCATGGTCTTCAACAAGTGCTCCATCAACGGCCGCAGCTACG GTGACGTGTTCGATGTCCTGGGCCACAAAGCTGAATTGGGAGAG AGGCCTGAACCCGTCAACTTCTCCTTCAATCCTCTGGCTGACAAGAAGTTCTTATTTTGGGACCCTACCCTCTTGGAGGCTGTCAAGATGGGGGACCCACACACGCACGAGTTCTTCCGCCTCCTTTCCCTGTGTCACACCGTCATgtcagaagaaaagaatgaag GGGAGCTGTACTACAAAGCCCAGTCGCCAGACGAGGGGGCTCTGGTCACCGCAGCCAGGAACTTTGGTTTCGTATTCCGCTCTCGTACACCCAAGACCATCACTGTCCACGAGATGGGCACAGCCATCACCTACCAGCTGCTGGCCATCCTGGACTTTAACAACATCCGCAAACGGATGTCAGTCATAG TGCGGAATCCAGAGGGGAAGATCCGACTGTACTGCAAAGGGGCTGACACCATCTTGCTGGACAGACTCCACCACTCCACCCAAGAGCTCCTCAACACCACCACTGACCACCTGAAT GAGTATGCGGGCGAAGGGCTGAGGACCCTGGTCCTGGCCTACAAGGATCTGGATGAAGAGTACTACGAGGAGTGGGCCGAGAGACGGCTCCAGGCCAGCCTGGCCCAGGACAGCCGGGAGGACCGGCTGGCCAGCGTCTACGAGGAGGTTGAGAGCGACATGCTG CTGCTGGGCGCCACGGCCATTGAGGATAAGCTTCAGCAAGGGGTTCCAGAGACCATCGCCCTCCTGACGCTGGCCAACATCAAGATCTGGGTGCTGACAGGGGACAAGCAAG AGACGGCCGTGAACATTGGCTATTCCTGCAAGATGCTGACAGACGACATGACGGAGGTGTTCATCGTCACTGGCCACACGGTCCTGGAAGTGCGGGCGGAGCTCAG GAAAGCCCGGGAGAAGATGATGGACTCGTCCCGCACTGTAGGCAACGGCTTCACCTACCAGGAGAAGCTTTCTTCTTCCAAGCTCACTTCTGTCCTGGAAGCCGTGGCTGGGGAGTACGCCCTGGTCATCAACGGGCACAGCCTG GCCCATGCGTTAGAGGCAGACATGGAGCTGGAGTTTCTGGAGACAGCCTGTGCCTGCAAAGCTGTCATCTGCTGCCGGGTGACCCCCTTGCAGAAGGCACAAGTGGTGGAACTGGTTAAGAAGTACAAGAAGGCTGTGACCCTTGCCATCGGGGATGGAGCCAACGATGTCAGCATGATCAAAA CGGCTCACATTGGTGTGGGCATCAGTGGGCAGGAAGGGATCCAGGCTGTCCTGGCCTCCGATTACTCCTTCTCCCAGTTCAAGTTCCTGCAACGCCTCCTGCTGGTGCATGGGCGCTGGTCCTACCTGCGCATGTGCAAGTTCCTCTGCTATTTCTTTTACAAGAACTTCGCTTTCACCATGGTCCACTTCTGGTTTGGCTTCTTCTGCGGCTTCTCGGCCCAG ACCGTCTATGACCAGTATTTCATCACCCTTTATAACATCGTGTATACCTCCCTCCCAGTCCTGGCTATGGGGGTCTTCGATCAG GATGTCCCGGAGCAGCGGAGCATGGAGTACCCTAAGCTGTACGAGCCAGGCCAGCTGAACCTCCTCTTCAACAAGCGGGAATTTTTCATCTGCATCGCCCAGGGCATCTACACATCTGTGCTCATGTTCTTCATCCCCTATGGGGCGTTTGCTGAGGCCACCCGCGATGATGGCACCCAGCTGGCTGACTACCAGTCCTTTGCGGTCACCGTGGCCACTTCGCTGGTCATCGTGGTCAGTGTGCAG ATTGGGCTGGATACCGGCTACTGGACGGCCATCAACCACTTCTTCATCTGGGGCAGCCTGGCGGTTTACTTTGCTATCCTCTTTGCCATGCACAGCAATGGGCTCTTCGACATGTTTCCAAACCAATTCCGGTTTGTGG GTAATGCCCAGAACACCCTGGCCCAGCCCACCGTGTGGCTGACCATCGTGCTCACCACAGTCGTCTGCATCATGCCTGTGGTCGCCTTTCGGTTCCTCAGGCTGAACCTGAAGCCGGATCTCTCAGACACG GTCCGCTACACCCAGCTGGTGAGGAAGAAGCAGAAGGCCCAGCACCGCTGCATGAGGCGGGTAGGCCGCACGGGTTCCCGGCGCTCCGGCTACGCCTTCTCCCACCAGGAGGGCTTCGGGGAGCTCATCATGTCTGGCAAAAACATGCGGCTCAGCTCCCTGGCGCTCTCTGGCTTCACCACCCGCTCCAGCTCCAGCTGGATTGAGAGCCTGCGCAGGAAGAAGAGTGACAGCGCCAGCAGCCCCAGCGGAGGGGCCGACAAGCCCCTCAAGGGGTGA
- the ATP8B2 gene encoding phospholipid-transporting ATPase ID isoform X1: MALCAKKRPPAPVPPWGAAPSEPLRPRTDRQTDRPSPAQTGIMTVPKEMPEKWARAGAPPSWSRKKPSWATEEERRARANDREYNERFQYASNCIKTSKYNILTFLPVNLFEQFQEVANTYFLFLLILQLIPQISSLSWFTTIVPLVLVLTITAVKDATDDYFRHKSDNQVNNRQSQVLINGILQQEQWMNVCVGDIIKLENNQFVAADLLLLSSSEPHGLCYIETAELDGETNMKVRQAIPVTSELGDISKLAKFDGEVICEPPNNKLDKFSGTLYWKENKFPLSNQNMLLRGCVLRNTEWCFGLVIFAGPDTKLMQNSGRTKFKRTSIDRLMNTLVLWIFGFLVCMGVILAIGNAIWEHEVGTRFQVYLPWDEAVDSAFFSGFLSFWSYIIILNTVVPISLYVSVEVIRLGHSYFINWDKKMFCMKKRTPAEARTTTLNEELGQVEYIFSDKTGTLTQNIMVFNKCSINGRSYGDVFDVLGHKAELGERPEPVNFSFNPLADKKFLFWDPTLLEAVKMGDPHTHEFFRLLSLCHTVMSEEKNEGELYYKAQSPDEGALVTAARNFGFVFRSRTPKTITVHEMGTAITYQLLAILDFNNIRKRMSVIVRNPEGKIRLYCKGADTILLDRLHHSTQELLNTTTDHLNEYAGEGLRTLVLAYKDLDEEYYEEWAERRLQASLAQDSREDRLASVYEEVESDMLLLGATAIEDKLQQGVPETIALLTLANIKIWVLTGDKQETAVNIGYSCKMLTDDMTEVFIVTGHTVLEVRAELRKAREKMMDSSRTVGNGFTYQEKLSSSKLTSVLEAVAGEYALVINGHSLAHALEADMELEFLETACACKAVICCRVTPLQKAQVVELVKKYKKAVTLAIGDGANDVSMIKTAHIGVGISGQEGIQAVLASDYSFSQFKFLQRLLLVHGRWSYLRMCKFLCYFFYKNFAFTMVHFWFGFFCGFSAQTVYDQYFITLYNIVYTSLPVLAMGVFDQDVPEQRSMEYPKLYEPGQLNLLFNKREFFICIAQGIYTSVLMFFIPYGAFAEATRDDGTQLADYQSFAVTVATSLVIVVSVQIGLDTGYWTAINHFFIWGSLAVYFAILFAMHSNGLFDMFPNQFRFVGNAQNTLAQPTVWLTIVLTTVVCIMPVVAFRFLRLNLKPDLSDTVRYTQLVRKKQKAQHRCMRRVGRTGSRRSGYAFSHQEGFGELIMSGKNMRLSSLALSGFTTRSSSSWIESLRRKKSDSASSPSGGADKPLKG; encoded by the exons ATGGCACTGTGTGCAAAAAAGCGCCCCCCAG CTCCGGTGCCTCCCTGGGGGGCCGCCCCATCGGAGCCGCTGAGGCCGAGGACAGACCGACAGACAGACCGCCCTTCCCCCGCTCAAACTGGGATCATGACGGTCCCCAAGGAGATGCCCGAGAAGTGGGCCCGGGCCGGGGCTCCCCCCTCCTGGAGCCGAAAGAAGCCCTCTTGGGCGACAG aagaagaaaggagggcGCGGGCCAATGACCGAGAATACAATGAGAGATTCCAGTATGCG AGTAACTGCATCAAGACCTCCAAGTACAATATTCTCACCTTCCTGCCTGTCAACCTCTTTGAGCAGTTCCAGGAAGTTGCCAATACCTACTTCCTGTTCCTTCTCATTCTGCAG ttGATCCCACAGATCTCCTCCCTCTCCTGGTTCACCACCATTGTGCCTTTGGTTCTTGTCCTCACAATCACAGCTGTTAAAGATGCCACTGATGACTAT tTCCGCCACAAGAGTGATAACCAGGTGAATAACCGTCAGTCTCAGGTGCTGATCAATGGAAT CCTCCAGCAAGAGCAGTGGATGAATGTCTGTGTTGGTGATATTATCAAGCTAGAAAATAACCAGTTTGTGGCG GCGgatctcctcctcctttccagcAGTGAGCCCCATGGACTGTGTTACATAGAGACAGCAGAACTCGATGG AGAGACCAACATGAAAGTACGGCAGGCGATTCCAGTCACCTCGGAATTGGGAGACATCAGTAAGCTTGCCAAGTTTGATG GTGAAGTGATCTGCGAACCTCCCAACAATAAGCTGGACAAATTCAGCGGAACCCTCTACTGGAAGGAGAACAAGTTCCCCCTGAGCAACCAGAACATGCTGCTGCGGGGCTGCGTGCTGCGAAACACCGAATGGTGCTTCGGGCTGGTCATCTTCGCAG GTCCTGACACTAAGTTGATGCAGAACAGCGGCAGGACAAAATTCAAGAGAACAAGTATTGATCGCCTAATGAATACACTGGTGCTCTGG ATTTTTGGATTTCTGGTCTGCATGGGGGTGATCCTAGCCATTGGCAATGCCATCTGGGAGCACGAGGTTGGGACACGCTTCCAGGTCTACCTGCCCTGGGATGAGGCGGTGGACAGTGCCTTCTTCTCTGGCTTCCTCTCCTTCTGGTCCTACATCATCATCCTCAACACCGTCGTGCCCATATCGCTCTATGTCAG CGTGGAGGTCATCCGCCTGGGCCACAGCTACTTCATCAACTGGGACAAGAAGATGTTCTGCATGAAGAAGCGGACGCCCGCGGAGGCCCGCACCACCACCCTGAACGAGGAGCTGGGCCAGGTGGAGTACATCTTCTCCGACAAGACAGGCACCCTCACCCAGAACATCATGGTCTTCAACAAGTGCTCCATCAACGGCCGCAGCTACG GTGACGTGTTCGATGTCCTGGGCCACAAAGCTGAATTGGGAGAG AGGCCTGAACCCGTCAACTTCTCCTTCAATCCTCTGGCTGACAAGAAGTTCTTATTTTGGGACCCTACCCTCTTGGAGGCTGTCAAGATGGGGGACCCACACACGCACGAGTTCTTCCGCCTCCTTTCCCTGTGTCACACCGTCATgtcagaagaaaagaatgaag GGGAGCTGTACTACAAAGCCCAGTCGCCAGACGAGGGGGCTCTGGTCACCGCAGCCAGGAACTTTGGTTTCGTATTCCGCTCTCGTACACCCAAGACCATCACTGTCCACGAGATGGGCACAGCCATCACCTACCAGCTGCTGGCCATCCTGGACTTTAACAACATCCGCAAACGGATGTCAGTCATAG TGCGGAATCCAGAGGGGAAGATCCGACTGTACTGCAAAGGGGCTGACACCATCTTGCTGGACAGACTCCACCACTCCACCCAAGAGCTCCTCAACACCACCACTGACCACCTGAAT GAGTATGCGGGCGAAGGGCTGAGGACCCTGGTCCTGGCCTACAAGGATCTGGATGAAGAGTACTACGAGGAGTGGGCCGAGAGACGGCTCCAGGCCAGCCTGGCCCAGGACAGCCGGGAGGACCGGCTGGCCAGCGTCTACGAGGAGGTTGAGAGCGACATGCTG CTGCTGGGCGCCACGGCCATTGAGGATAAGCTTCAGCAAGGGGTTCCAGAGACCATCGCCCTCCTGACGCTGGCCAACATCAAGATCTGGGTGCTGACAGGGGACAAGCAAG AGACGGCCGTGAACATTGGCTATTCCTGCAAGATGCTGACAGACGACATGACGGAGGTGTTCATCGTCACTGGCCACACGGTCCTGGAAGTGCGGGCGGAGCTCAG GAAAGCCCGGGAGAAGATGATGGACTCGTCCCGCACTGTAGGCAACGGCTTCACCTACCAGGAGAAGCTTTCTTCTTCCAAGCTCACTTCTGTCCTGGAAGCCGTGGCTGGGGAGTACGCCCTGGTCATCAACGGGCACAGCCTG GCCCATGCGTTAGAGGCAGACATGGAGCTGGAGTTTCTGGAGACAGCCTGTGCCTGCAAAGCTGTCATCTGCTGCCGGGTGACCCCCTTGCAGAAGGCACAAGTGGTGGAACTGGTTAAGAAGTACAAGAAGGCTGTGACCCTTGCCATCGGGGATGGAGCCAACGATGTCAGCATGATCAAAA CGGCTCACATTGGTGTGGGCATCAGTGGGCAGGAAGGGATCCAGGCTGTCCTGGCCTCCGATTACTCCTTCTCCCAGTTCAAGTTCCTGCAACGCCTCCTGCTGGTGCATGGGCGCTGGTCCTACCTGCGCATGTGCAAGTTCCTCTGCTATTTCTTTTACAAGAACTTCGCTTTCACCATGGTCCACTTCTGGTTTGGCTTCTTCTGCGGCTTCTCGGCCCAG ACCGTCTATGACCAGTATTTCATCACCCTTTATAACATCGTGTATACCTCCCTCCCAGTCCTGGCTATGGGGGTCTTCGATCAG GATGTCCCGGAGCAGCGGAGCATGGAGTACCCTAAGCTGTACGAGCCAGGCCAGCTGAACCTCCTCTTCAACAAGCGGGAATTTTTCATCTGCATCGCCCAGGGCATCTACACATCTGTGCTCATGTTCTTCATCCCCTATGGGGCGTTTGCTGAGGCCACCCGCGATGATGGCACCCAGCTGGCTGACTACCAGTCCTTTGCGGTCACCGTGGCCACTTCGCTGGTCATCGTGGTCAGTGTGCAG ATTGGGCTGGATACCGGCTACTGGACGGCCATCAACCACTTCTTCATCTGGGGCAGCCTGGCGGTTTACTTTGCTATCCTCTTTGCCATGCACAGCAATGGGCTCTTCGACATGTTTCCAAACCAATTCCGGTTTGTGG GTAATGCCCAGAACACCCTGGCCCAGCCCACCGTGTGGCTGACCATCGTGCTCACCACAGTCGTCTGCATCATGCCTGTGGTCGCCTTTCGGTTCCTCAGGCTGAACCTGAAGCCGGATCTCTCAGACACG GTCCGCTACACCCAGCTGGTGAGGAAGAAGCAGAAGGCCCAGCACCGCTGCATGAGGCGGGTAGGCCGCACGGGTTCCCGGCGCTCCGGCTACGCCTTCTCCCACCAGGAGGGCTTCGGGGAGCTCATCATGTCTGGCAAAAACATGCGGCTCAGCTCCCTGGCGCTCTCTGGCTTCACCACCCGCTCCAGCTCCAGCTGGATTGAGAGCCTGCGCAGGAAGAAGAGTGACAGCGCCAGCAGCCCCAGCGGAGGGGCCGACAAGCCCCTCAAGGGGTGA